Proteins encoded within one genomic window of Pygocentrus nattereri isolate fPygNat1 chromosome 9, fPygNat1.pri, whole genome shotgun sequence:
- the zgc:194242 gene encoding demethylmenaquinone methyltransferase isoform X2, producing MLLRFGQQLARPTQSVSGWLVSKFFKLHNHLLEENAVKLCDLQPDETVLELGHGPGLGLQHALHRLTGPQGRLLGVDYSEYMHRMASELMKEQISTSKVKLFLGDVAKMPIDDNIVDKVFHCNCYYFWPDLKRGAAEIHRVMKPAFSCRTGLHCCILTLIRCNQCETVLDCMQTG from the exons ATGCTGCTCCGGTTCGGTCAGCAGCTCGCTCGGCCCACTCAGTCCGTCTCCGGCTGGCTGGTGAGCAAGTTCTTCAAACTCCACAACCACCTGCTGGAGGAGAACGCGGTGAAGCTCTGCGACCTGCAGCCTGATGAGACGGTGCTGGAGCTCGGACACGGGCCGGGGCTCGGCCTGCAGCACGCGCTCCACAGGCTGACCG GGCCGCAGGGGAGGCTGCTGGGGGTGGATTACTCTGAGTATATGCACCGTATGGCCTCAGAGCTGATGAAGGAGCAGATCTCTACTAGTAAAGTGAAGTTGTTCCTCGGTGATGTTGCAAAGATGCCCATAGATGATAACATTGTGGATAAAGTATTCCACTGCAACTGCTACTACTTCTGGCCTGATCTGAAGAGAGGAGCCGCAGAGATACACCGTGTCATGAAACCAG CTTTCAGTTGCAGAACTGGCCTTCATTGCTGCATTTTGACCTTAATCAGATGCAATCAGTGTgagacagttctggactgcatGCAG ACGGGCTGA
- the zgc:194242 gene encoding putative methyltransferase YrhH isoform X1 translates to MLLRFGQQLARPTQSVSGWLVSKFFKLHNHLLEENAVKLCDLQPDETVLELGHGPGLGLQHALHRLTGPQGRLLGVDYSEYMHRMASELMKEQISTSKVKLFLGDVAKMPIDDNIVDKVFHCNCYYFWPDLKRGAAEIHRVMKPDGLMVTTLRQDRVALLVSKKMLPAENWRPEAYMEALESAGFINVSMENRKHKLIQYEAIYATAAK, encoded by the exons ATGCTGCTCCGGTTCGGTCAGCAGCTCGCTCGGCCCACTCAGTCCGTCTCCGGCTGGCTGGTGAGCAAGTTCTTCAAACTCCACAACCACCTGCTGGAGGAGAACGCGGTGAAGCTCTGCGACCTGCAGCCTGATGAGACGGTGCTGGAGCTCGGACACGGGCCGGGGCTCGGCCTGCAGCACGCGCTCCACAGGCTGACCG GGCCGCAGGGGAGGCTGCTGGGGGTGGATTACTCTGAGTATATGCACCGTATGGCCTCAGAGCTGATGAAGGAGCAGATCTCTACTAGTAAAGTGAAGTTGTTCCTCGGTGATGTTGCAAAGATGCCCATAGATGATAACATTGTGGATAAAGTATTCCACTGCAACTGCTACTACTTCTGGCCTGATCTGAAGAGAGGAGCCGCAGAGATACACCGTGTCATGAAACCAG ACGGGCTGATGGTGACAACCCTCCGGCAGGACCGAGTGGCTTTACTCGTGTCTAAGAAGATGCTGCCTGCAGAGAACTGGCGTCCAGAGGCATATATGGAGGCTCTGGAGAGTGCTGGGTTCATAAACGTCAGCATggagaacagaaaacacaaactgatTCAGTATGAAGCAATTTACGCCACTGCTGCCAAATAA
- the LOC108412135 gene encoding sterol 24-C-methyltransferase-like has translation MLDWFSQQLAWPTQSFSGWLATRFFKFHNHLLEENAVKLCDLQPDETVLEIGHGAGLGLQHVIHKLTGPQGRLLGVDYSEYMHRMASELMKEQISTGKVKLFFSDVAKMPIEDNIVDKVFHCNCYYFWPDLKRGAAEIHRVMKPGGLMVTTLRLDRVILFASKKIVTSENWRPEDYMDALESAGFINVRMENRKHKRIPYEAIYATVAK, from the exons ATGCTGGACTGGTTTAGTCAGCAGCTCGCTTGGCCCACTCAGTCCTTTTCTGGCTGGCTTGCCACCAGGTTCTTCAAATTCCACAACCACCTGCTGGAGGAGAATGCAGTGAAGCTCTGTGACCTGCAGCCTGATGAGACGGTGCTGGAAATTGGACATGGAGCGGGGCTTGGTCTGCAGCACGTGATCCACAAACTGACCG GGCCGCAGGGGAGGCTGCTGGGGGTGGATTACTCTGAGTATATGCACCGTATGGCCTCAGAGCTGATGAAGGAGCAGATCTCTACTGGTAAAGTGaagctgttcttcagtgatgttgCAAAGATGCCCATAGAAGATAACATTGTGGATAAAGTGTTCCACTGCAACTGCTACTACTTCTGGCCTGATCTGAAGAGAGGAGCCGCAGAGATACACCGTGTCATGAAACCAG GTGGGCTGATGGTGACAACTCTCCGACTGGACAGAGTAATTTTATTTGCCTCTAAGAAGATCGTGACCTCAGAGAACTGGCGTCCGGAGGACTATATGGATGCTCTGGAGAGTGCTGGGTTCATAAACGTCAGGATggagaacagaaaacacaaacgGATTCCGTATGAAGCGATTTACGCCACTGTTGCCAAATAA
- the ube2t gene encoding ubiquitin-conjugating enzyme E2 T, giving the protein MQRMSRLKRELQLLNTEPPPGIQCSVSEENLDKIQAQIIGRSSTPYEGGVFQLEIKIPDRYPFEPPQIRFLTPIYHPNIDTAGRICLDALKMPPKGAWRPSLNISTVLSSIQLLMAEPNPDDPLMADISSEFKYNKAVYLEKARKWTSKYATQKNKGDVEAEQKVPEDGGSKTSRKREALSAQENLEQPKRVCL; this is encoded by the exons ATGCAGAGAATGAGCCGGTTAAAACGAGAACTTCAGCTTCTGAACACAGAACCACCTCCTGGAATCCAGTGCAGCGTCAGTGAGGAGAACCTGGATAAAATACAGGCCC agATCATTGGACGTTCTAGCACACCGTATGAAGGTGGAGTTTTCCAGCTGGAGATAAAAATACCTGACAG ATATCCATTCGAACCTCCTCAGATTCGCTTCCTAACACCTATCTATCACCCAAACATTGACACAGCTGGACGCATCTGTCTGGATGCTCTAAAAATGCCACCCAAG GGCGCCTGGAGACCTTCTCTGAATATCTCCACTGTGCTGAGCTCCATCCAGCTCCTTATGGCTGAACCCAACCCAGATGACCCGCTGATGGCTGATATT tcttctgagtttaaatacaacaaagcAGTTTATTTGGAAAAGGCTCGAAAATGGACATCAAAATACGCAACACAGAAGAACAAG GGCGATGTGGAGGCAGAGCAGAAGGTTCCTGAAGATGGAGGCAGTAAAACTTCACGGAAGAGAGAAGCACTTTCTGCTCAGGAGAATCTGGAGCAGCCGAAGAGAGTTTGTCTATAG